The Ostrea edulis chromosome 1, xbOstEdul1.1, whole genome shotgun sequence genomic sequence ACAAGAAGTGGCGAAGATACACCCCGAAATACGCGTGGAACAAGCAACAATTTGATGCAATCGATCCTGATCAGACAGACTTTGCGCTGGGTAGATATTACCATTTTACCGGAGTCTAACATCTAAGAAATGATGATTTATAGCTTACGGAAATAACTGAACTATGCAAGGAATGTGGTTATACTCTCATATCAAATTTTGTAGTGTGTATCCCGAAATTTCCAGAAGTGACAAACAAGAAAGATAGATTTCGCCTTATTTTCCAACGTTCGGTAAACGTTCAcccaaaatcacaaaatgcGCTTTAAACTTTCAGGTCTGTTTAACTCCCAACATATGCAGTATGAACTGGATAGAGATAAAACTCCTAATGGAGAACCTTCGCTGGCGGAAATGACGGACAAAGCCATCAGAGTACTACAACATAACGACAGGGGTTTCTTTCTCATGGTGGAAGGTATATCTATGCTAACAACTTACTCTCTGTGTGTGTTATATACACAAAagattgttctgtgtatgatcagtttttagctcacctgagctgaaagctcaagtgagcttttctgatcacccgtagtccggcgtccataaacttttaacattgtttacttcttttcaaaaaccactgggccaatttcaaccaaagttggcacaaagcatccttaggtaaagagAATtccaaattgttaaaataaagggccaggccaccttccaaggggagataatcaagaaaaggtaaaaatagagtagggtcattaaaaaatcttcttctcaagaaccactgagccagaaaagctgatatttacatgaaagctttctgacatagtgttgattcaagtttgttcaaatcattgcccccaggggtaggatggggccacaataggggatcaaagttttacatacaaatataggaaaaatctttaaaaatcttcttctcaagaaccattggcccaaagaagttgacatttacatgaaagctttctaaccttgtgtagattcaagtttgcaaaaatcatggcctccaggtaggttggggccataataaggactaaggtttcacatgcaaatatatatggaaagtcttcatatataggccaaggtgactcaggtgagcgatgtggcccataggcctcttgttaaattgaggcaagctactgacaaacaagttgatggtacaggggtttcaacagtctcgattgaagtcagcatttcgcaaattctatgttcgttataacgatctagtctgccaatacaacctatcattgggtgaattgatgtctgacgtgtttcatactaattgttaggccgttctttgaaCACCAATTTTGATAACGGATAactctatttacctgatcaagatatagggctcatggtgggtgaaACCAGTCGAAAGGAGATGCTTaaacctcctaggcacctgatcccacctctggtgtgtccaggggttgtgtttgcccaactacctatttgtattgcttataggagttattataTTAAGGTTATTATAACCTTGCAGTCTTTCAGGTACATAgaagatgtatatatattgactcggttctttgtttttgaaagaaatcaaattaattattttttttcccttgacgttgaaaagtaaaaaaaaaaaaagtttgtccCATCTTAAACGACACAAATGAAAAGGACTACCCCATCATAGTCAAGTTTATAGCTTTTACTAAAACTTTCCACCCCTTTGTTTTAGGAAACAACGACAGCTAAAATAAAATTGCAATAAATTTGAAACCAAAGTTCACGCTAAATTTTGTGGTGTTTTAGGAGGGCGGATCGATCACGGACACCACAACAACACGGCTAAAAGAGCTCTACATGAAACTCTCGCCTTCGAGGATGCGGTTAAAACAGCGTTAAAACTGACCAACTCCAGCGATACTCTGATAGTGGTAACAGCCGATCATTCTCACGTTTTCAACATGGGAGGACATTCATACCGTGGAAATGACATACtgggtaagatatatatatatatatatgtttgatattttaaaatgataaaccATCAGGTGTTTATGGACATGACTATATAACCCCCTTATTTTGTTCAAgcgaaaaaaaaataataacagagagagagagagagagagagagagagagagagagattcagggtaaaaaaaaaacaacaacaaaagacCCATCAACAAACAAACCTATTGGGTCGGATTTGGTTTTAGTCTTAACAAAAAGTTCTAGTTAATGACTTAAGGCCAACTAAATGCAATaagttgtttttcaaaattagtaGGAAACTTACTACAATGTAGCactatacatgcatgtatgtagaGTTAGAGACAACACGTGCATGTATGTAGAGCTAGAGACAACACGTGCATGTTGGTTAGGGATGTAATAATAAAATGTATGTAATTATTGTGTTACAATGAAACTATTATTAatgtataaataataattataaaatatgtattgttACATGCTTTGTTGACGCATTTTATGTTCGctattttcaaatgatatttaataatttaatGAATAATTTAATAGAAAACGCAAGAAACTTCGCGTATGTTAAGATTGCAACTTATCACAATTTCATATTAGATAGGCCTGCCCTGAAGGACTTCAAGGCCAAAATTCATGCCAACGTCGGtgttaaaaatggaaaacactgGTATgaagcgccaaattaacataaaattcaaataattgaagatagcTTTCACTCCTTGAAGCTataatcaattcaattgatacgCGCTACAATTTAATATtaagcaataattcaattgaattgtagcgcgcatgaattcaattgttgatatcataaatttatttgaagaaagcaacaattcaattattgcgcgcatcaattcagcagaatagtGAATcctatcaataattcaattaatgatactataattcaaaattgaagatatcataagatatttgaagagatctgtaattgaattgtttcgtgcatcaaatgaattgatatcttcatataattaaagatatcttcagttaTTTGAGTTTATCTTAAATTGGTGCTACACCGTTTTAATTCAACTTAGAAGGTTAATTCAATATCGCAAATAATAATTTTAGGCTGCAAGTTGATATAACAATGCGACTTTTTCCTGGAAAATTACTTCCCCtatatgtattttcttttgttacccaGAACTGATCCTGAACTGATAAATATAACTATTTTCTAATTACTTGGTTTATCATACGTATTTACTGCATAATTAATTTTTGTGAACAAAAGAGCGGGAGCGTTTTATCATCAGACACCCGTGCTACACGCAAAAAATACAGTCAATCGTAACTATCGCAGGGGCTTGCTTCCATCTGCTAAAATTaagttcaattttcaaaaaaaagtaACATCTACCGATTAAAATACGACTCttgttgattaaaaaaaataaaataaaacaaacacccCCATCTTAATTTCACAAGCGGTGAGCAAACCCCTGTGGTCATTGAGTTTCAGCAGACGTAATCTACAATAATAGTATAACCACAGTATTACACGAAAATGATTCGAGCATGTCATGTTTATGatcgattttttttcttcatttctttttAACCAAGGTGTTGTAAATCCAATTCCCCCTGAGGAACTGCCTGTGGACGGAAATGCCTGGACAACGCTAAGCTATGGCAACGGGCCTGGATATGACTGGGGTTTCCGGAAAGACCCCAATACCGTCGACACAAGTACGAAAAAGTTGTATtgtgcttttaaaaaattcaccTATAATGCGTTTTCATACTAAGCACCACTTtatctagctgcagaactgtagctctccgaacGGTCTGTCAACACAAttttttcggagagctacagttctgcagctacatttAATCTCAAGTCTGTTCGTAAGTCCGCAAACAGCGTTCTTTGGAGCACGCTTCTGACCTATTATTTAAGTTGGTCCTTTTCGAATATACGAACCCTAGAGTGTGAGTTTTCATGTCTATATCACTAATATTAAGAACATACcttataattattataaaattCAAGTGAAAACAATCCATCTACACAAGAACGCCCCCTTTTTCAAATGACACTTTACACACGAACCTGCAACACAGGTAAATATGAATAGGTGGATGGACAGGTTGGATACTTGCCCCTCTCCCTCCTATACTCTtaccccccgccccccccccccccccccccccccccccccccctcctgtcCGTCCCTACACCAATCCAAATAAATCATATCAGTTGTGTAGCGATAtacatgagcggatcaaaggatccaATTAGATTGTCCCTACACGCATGTTTATTCTCAATGATGCTTGTATGTCATTCTCACTACTACTTTATTCACAATGATGCTTGTATGTGATTCTCACTACGTACTTTTATTCCAGCACACAACAACTACAGACAAGTGAGTGCTGTCCCCTTACTTTACGAGACTCACAGCGGAGAGGACGTACCCGTCTACGCCACCGGACCAATGGCGCACCTGTTTGACGGCGTGCACGAGCAGAATTACATCGCTCACGCCATGGCGTATGCCGCCTGTGTAGGCATTAACAAGCAGCACTGTTTACAACAGTCTCAAATCAAACCGTTATTCACTCCCATGACATAACTGTGGTACACTCCGGTGTTTACTAACCCGAAATGATGACCGGGTATTTTACAATCCAGTATTTAAAATGTTATGTACAAAAATACTACATTCACAGCCTATCCAGAAAGGTATTAGATCAGTTATGTGTCTTATATTTCGTGCCTTATTATCCAATACAGTGTACAATTTCACATTTTAATATAAATCTAAGGCTCTTGTTTCAAATATTATTCAAGCATGGATTCAGCAAAAGCACCATAAGGGATTCTCAGcaacaaacaacaaattctcaaactattatatatattttacatacaagATAAATTTAtcaattcatggcccctggaatAGGAGATGGGGTCACAAGGAGGAAAGTAAATGGAAAATACtaaaactttgaaaatctttgtaaaattatGCGATTTTTCATATATACCGGTCCTTTGTATTCACTGTCATTCAAATAGCCATTCTGATACTATGATCGGGGCCACAATCTTCTATAAAGGCAATATGAGTACCAAGATCAGCATTATATGTACTTGGTATATGTTTGAAAGAAATTACTGCCCCCACCTCTCCCGAGCCTTGTTGAGCGTAAAATTTTGAATGTATATCTATGAGCAAGTCAACTTGGGCGTGATTCATGTAGTGTTTGTACAATGTACTGTGAAAACCATTCGCAATTTGTTGTAGCAATATGTAAAGTTTACACTTGAAGGCTATCataaattttaattgaatatatttatattgaatttatcaGGAAAAAATTGTATACATGATATTACAACtacaaatataaatgtaaagtGTGTAAAATGTTCACAAGTAATACACGTCCAAACAAAACAAGaataaataaatctatataatgactaaaaaatgaattcaaacacCTGACAGATTGACACAAACACGTAGCATGACAACTTTAAGGTCAAGTCCATTTGACTTTTTCAGATTGGATGATATtagtacaatttgttaatttcacTTCAAACATGTAAGTTTTCAAATGCTCAATGAAGAACTATGTATAATatgcaaacatttaaaaataaaattattctgaAACCTGCTGATTTATGGTTtgtttatatacaaaatacttcacctattattatttatttctatttctaagTGTGGGATATACATAACAAGTGGTAAATGAATATTCCGATACTACAGTTCTTTTGCCTCTTCACTTACTTTAGCAACTGATCAAACAAAATTCAATAGTATAAATTCAATTCTAACACATAAACATTTCTATCACAGCACTATATTTCAATACTTCGGAATAATTTTCACTTGCAACATATCCTATCACACAACATCCACAATAtgccagtacatgtacataattttaaaatttttttttacaggtttggttttttttttatcagctTATATACCAGAAAACTGCAATTTCCTTCTATAATTCAAAACTCATCTTCATTTGCATTTTTAAACCAGATAATGAGGAAAAATGGAGAATATCATACAATAAATATTGCACAAATGTCATAACTTTAGCAGACCCCAAAACCTACATACACAAAGCTCTGCTTTATTTAATACCAAAATTTACACCAAGCAATACTGTGAAGCATCTACTCCGAGAAAATACATAACTACTTGGAGAAATACATTGTAAGTTCTTATATTTAGAAgtcataatatcaaaacatttggAAGACACTgttatatgaaattatttttccttATTTCTAACTTTTGCTTTTCATTATTCtacatgaattttaaaacaaaaataccttGTACTTGAACAATGAAGCAAACTGACTTTTCATAGATCCTAACTATGTAAAAGAGGCTAATTCAGTCTCTATAAGaatttcatttatgaatttgtttccACTAGCTTCTGTAATAAAGTTTTGAAGTATTCTTTATTCACCTGCCACCTACACATAATAAAGCTCATGGTCTATTTGGAAAAGATGTGAAAAATGAACACTTATTAAAGCTGTGAATACATCATAGGTGTAGAGTATTCGAGACAAAATCTAGCATTAAATGAGTGCAGTATCATGTTTTTATGGAGAGAACCAAAATCACAAGAACAACATCTCCAACAGCCAAACCGACCTAAGCATCTGCCGTTGCTGCAGCAACTTCTTTACACACACTAAATGTACAGCAGAAATTTTAAATCGTACATTTGTATGTGTGTCAAGGAAACAGTGCATCATGTATTGAAATGAACACTCCTATATGTACACTTTGTTGACTACAGGATAGACAGTTGCAATGACTACAAAATAGACAATACATTATTGCGCAACTACCCTTTTGGTCCCCTTGTTTGGCTTGGTTATTTCCCCTTACTGCTGCTTGCAGTTCCCTTTCACTTTGTCATGCTTAGCATTACCAGTAGACGCTCTCTTCTGTTTATCTAAAGTTGATCTTTTTTGTCCTTGTACGGGTTGCCATGGTGATATAACGGGTCCTTCTTGTGAGAAACTGTCATCTCTTGAAACCCCAGTATCTGAAGATGAATTGCAAGATTAAGTCATAAATGAAAACATTAACTAAACATGTATTTCTTATTCAGTAGTTTTTCACGGTGCAAAAATATCCATTCCCACACACAGAAAACATGTGTGTACCATATCCAACTAGTCTGTATTTAGTCCGAAAAATCAGACGATTTTCTGgctttttttaatgattttgatatttgccaTGCCAGGTAAACTCTGGGcatggtaaatatcaaaatcataaaaaagcttggaaaacgtcagatatttcagACAAGTCTGTATTCTGAGTCTAATAGATAATGAAGATGAAGGCCTGTTGTGTTGCAGTTACACAGGGAAAATAAAACCGCCTCAGAATGAATATGACCCGTTTCAACTGGACTAATACCCCCGAAAGAATACATTCAAACTGGGTAATATCTAAAATATTCCAATGCCATAATTGAAATTCTGACATCTGTGCATTACAAAGTACTAGTTTAAGTTCctatgaccttcaccttttataaATTACCTAACGGTCAATTAACCTTAAGAGTCCAAATTAGACACTCTATGTGTCAACATCACATATTCATTCATGTAGCTTgggaaaaaaattacatgactGTGCACTTATTACTTTTTCTCTCCAAAAGACCTTAACATTTTCTACATGTCCTTGACATTTTCTACATGTCCTTGACATAAGATTCCAACACACTACAAAAGGTCACAAGAAGCCTTTTGTCAAGTGTGACTATCTAAGAGTTTCTGGCTACATAGAAATTGTCCAAATAATTTATATCCCTTTTTTCTCAGAGAGCTTGACATTTCATTATGCCGAAAGCAACCTTTGTGTCCCAATTGCTAAAGTATGAACATCATTTTCTTTGTTGAAAAAATATGGCGTGGACAAAAATTTGACTTTTCTCCCCCAATTGTCTTGAAATGATTCATAAGACTTTGGGATAGGATCATGACATTTCTCTGGCTGTAAACAACCCATTCATTAAATGTGACTATGTAGAGTCTATTTTCTCTCAATGACCTTGAAACGAGCTTGAGCTGTAATTCGGACACACCCTCATTTTGTGTTAAGTATGGACATCTTATCTTCTCAAGTTACAAACAAATGATAGTACTGATAGAATTCACAGAAAAATCTTTCAATTTGTCATAACTTTtcaaaattagaaaaaaatcaacctGAAAAtaccacatgtacatacatgtttaaaaggaatacaaaagtgtttgaaaaaatCTCCAAACAAAAACTGGCTATGGACACATGGACATGGTGATTCCCAGCATAATACCCCCTCCCCACACTTTGTTTGCAGAGGGTATGATAATTTGTGTACTCTGTATAATTTTTATAAGGCATACTGTACATCTCAACATCAATACAAAGTGATAGCTGAATGATCCAAATAAATAATTGATCCTAACTAGACATATTTCAGACAGCATTAAAACATACACAGGAGGACAGTTAATGCGAGCTTGCATGAATAGTGAAACATTCAAACAAAATAGGAGAAATTGTCATGCATACATCTACGTGATGGTGTCATTATAAACAGCATGGTGGTGGATTATCTACCTACTGTCTAGTACTAGGAATCTACAAATCTATTCTACAAATTGTTAGTAAAATACTAAAAagtatcatttcattttaatttgtcTCTTGCAGTTTGTATTTACTGTAACAGTAGACTTTATGGAAAGTCAATCAAGATTCCAGTGGGTATTTTTCTTTTGGTATATGTGCCTCTTGCTGGGTTTAGATATTTTCACTTGtaatacatatacactgtactatacacCTGACCATGCatactgtacaggtattacatCATTCTATTGTATGCAAGGAAGTATGCATTCACATTTGTGTTAAAACTAAAACAACAAAAGTGGCACCTTTAATGCTTATTCGAACTCATTCAAAACTCCCATCAACATTCATTAAATAATGAGTACACTGGTAAATGTTATGTTTGAATAATTCACATTTCTATTCATTGAACCATCATACCCCCAAAATATCCTCGCTGAAAGGCCATTTGATTCCAAGTTCCCTTTGGTCGCCTAAGGCTTCCACGTAGCGAGGGATCCCATTCTAGTTCCGTGTCtgtgtcaaaggtcaaactggttAGTGCATTCACACCAAACATCTCTGAGGTGATTAATAGCAGAAAACAGACAAAGACACCAAGGCAATTTGTTTAATGACTACAGATCCACCACACCAATAGATGTACTGGTACACAgaaatgatgtcacaataaCTCTACTGGAAATGTACAAGTgtcatgcatgtatatttctgaaagttttttttttctcatcaAAGCCTTCGACGGAAGGATTAAGAGTTAATATGAAGATGAAATCTGTATAAAGAAGTGGTATTTTTCTTTACTGTACACTAAAACTTCCATTCATAAAAAACTTCTTGTTATAACAGTTATAATCTTTTTAGATTTATTAGCTGAAGTGTATTTCAGTAACTATGACTACAGTGATAGCATTTTTCTCATGAATGTGCAAAACTTCAAGAAGTGCCTCTTTTTGAGTAAACCAAGGACATGTACATTATAAGGAAGGAATTATTGAGAGTTCTCTAGTATACAGATGAGGGGTAGAGTTTTGTGTGATTGAAGTAAATTCCAGCATTCCCACACATGCTGTTTACCTGTGATCGGCAGTGAGCTGGCCAGGGTAACAGGGACTTTGGCTTCTGTCTCGTCTGGTTGGAATTCGTGAGCTCGGCGGTGGTAGGTGGGGTCAATAGCTGCTGCTATGTTGAATGGCATAGGGTTACTGACTGCATAGTGGTTTTCTTCTGGGGGTCGTGAGGAGACCTTCTGTTTTTGTGGGGGTGGTCTGGGTAAAAGAAAGGTCTATACTATAGTAAATACAAATTTCCTCATCTTGCATCTAAAATGTGAAATCAGTATATTATGTGTATTTCATGGGAACTCAACTTCCATGGATTTCATGCTTACTCCTCTACTAAGAATTCTAAATGAAAACCAAAATCTGTAAATAGGTACATTCTGACCATTATTAATATCTATTTGCCTGGATGCATCGAAAAACAATTTCACCACAATTTTAAACTTGTGCAATACTGATAAACTAACACCCTACCCCCAACCCTGTGCAACTCATCCATATTAGgcatatttgaaatattctatAGCTTAAAAGACACAAGTttcaattttattcatgtttCATTTCACATGTTTGACTACATCTGATGACtttgatttttatcaatattcaataaatgttCATCagcattttgtatttttttcatcaatgtatggaaacaaattgaaaagggttatacacatgcatcatctAAATGATAATagtgccaaaccaattcaagatattgagcagacattatcttcctatgtccagagtggattgaccatgtgacctaaaaacaataggggtcatctactccttttgatgtaccagtgtacaaagtttgatgtctcttaagcaaagggttctcaagataatgagtggacagtatattcctatgtccagcatgacccttgaccatgtgacctcaaaatcaataggggtcatctactcctttaaaaagatgtaccagtgttgcaagtttgatgtctgtcaagcaaagagttctctcgaggtattgagcagacaatatattcctatgtctagtttAACCTTggatgtgacctcaaaatcaataggggtcatctacgcCTTTAAAAAAGATGTACtagtgttccaagtttgatgtctgtcaagcaaaggattctcgagatattgagcagacaatatattcctatgtctagtttgaccttggaccatgtgacctcaaaatcaataggggtcatctactccttaagatgtactagtatactaagtttgatgactgtcaagcaaagggttttcaagatattaagcagacagtatcttatgtccagagtggattgactcttgaccttttgacccgaATATCGATAGCAAAGGGTCCTCTTCTAAACTCATAgtcaacccacatatgaaatatcattaccatcaaatgaatggttctcaagatattgagtgaacAACATGTAGTCTACCAACCAACATACTGaccaaccgacaggtgcaaaacaataatcccctcttctttgaagggggtatAATTAAACTAATTAATTGATCATCCAATTATTTGGCCAAGCCTACCCAGACAATAGCTTGGAAGGGAGCACCTCCTACTTAAAGAAAGCTTAGGCAATGGGCATCTCCAAATTCATTTTCCTCCTTAAATATCCTAATTTTATGTGGTACAGTTTCAATCACTATGCCAAACAACCAAAAAGATggtaaagaaaaacaaacaaactttgAAAAGTTATTTTCTTACTCATTCAGTATATCTAATATGAAATTATCGACAGCACAGATCAAGACTGATGTTcagaaaatatatacaacagAGAAATAATACTCTTGCTACAATGATggacaatttcattaaaaaatttagTCCAACTCACAAGAGGGTCAATGCCAACTCTGAAATATTCCTCCAAAAAACCAGTCACCGACTTATATGCAGGTAGACTTATAGGGGAGCATATATGGCAATTATTCTCAAATGATAAGTCCAATGAAACTCAACTACTTAAAACAATAGGCCTATGTATGGGTCACATTGCCTACTTGAGCAGTTACAgttctcctattgtggccctgcCTGGTGTCTAAAATTTGACTTCACACTATATGAGGATGCTTGTATCTCAATTTAACAATGTGTTATCGATTAGTTCCGAagtaaaagaaattttaaagaaacgtcttatatgtaaaactcaaaaCCTCATTATCCCCTCCCCTGCTCCCAGAGTCGTGGTTTAAACTAACCTGAGTCTATGTTACATGTGGATACTTGCATATCAGTCTGTCAAAGTTTACACTTGTGGTACTAaagatattaaaaacaaatattcatatatattcctatataaaaGTCCTATTATGTCCCCATCCCTGTCCCAGaggtcttcatttgaacaaactcgaagTACAGCACATATTGATTTTATCAATAGTAACCCCATGGTTTTTGAGAAGGAAATTTGGAAACAATTGTTGAatgtattttatgtaaaagttgAGGGAGTTCAGGGAGAGGAATAAAATGGGCTGTGCCTGCTGCCCTatcccattcactttgtgaataaaatatttaaataaatgtaaaagttGACAATACTATTGTGGCCCTGGAGGTCctattttgaacaaaatatgaatctcattatgtataaaacttttCTTTCCAGTTTTGGCTTTTTGGTTCCATGGTGCTTATTAAGATTTTTGAAGACACCTCATTTCATTTTCACCTATATTTAACTCCCCTTGGAACAGGGTACAACTCCTCATTTGGATCTCATTTATCCAAAAATGCTTTGCCAACgaggcaagtttggttgaaattggaaaagtggttctggagaaaaatgTGAAATGCTTACAGACAAGCAAATGACAGTCAAATCTGATCAGGAAAGTTCACATGCACTTTCAGTTCAGTTGAGCTATAAAATAATCAAGTTCTCTTTCACTTTTCAAGAAATAGTTCTTTACATTTATTCTTTGAACACAATGTAGCATAAATAAACTATAATCGCAAGTACtataaaactttgaaatttgatagGCAGGATATCATTCTCACTTGTTAATGACAAAACTAATGGCTTGTTTAAACACACCTGTAAGGTATTTCCTCATCACTGTGGTAGCTGccaggtggggagggggagggaaCATGGTCACTGAAGTCTGATCTGTCGGAGTGAATCCTCCCTCTGGGAGGAGGACCCTGAGATTCTATCACCGAATTCTCCAGCCACCTTTCCACGTTTCGAACACTGCTAGCCGCGCTGTCTCCCCGAGAAGGTAACCTCTGGTCCATTCTAGGGGCACTTTGGGAAATGTTAGGCCTTTGGGAGGAACTGTAAGCATCTTGGGAGGAATGTGCACTGGAATTGTAATTATTTTGACCCCTCTGATTTCCAGAGTTATCTCCTGGTCCATTGTTCAGAGATTGGAGAAAACTGTCTCTGCGTAGCCTATGGTGATCACGTGACCTTTGAACTGGAATCTCTGATCTCTGACCTGGTAGATCAGGAAGTGGCCTTGTAGCAGGGTTTGTAACTTGCTAAATATAAAGAGAA encodes the following:
- the LOC125678716 gene encoding alkaline phosphatase, tissue-nonspecific isozyme-like → MDFTLCLCLVLVTFKISSGTHRQGKPDWFGNAQRELHEAITRNHNTNKAKNVILFIGDGMGMSTITAARILRGQLNGSPGEENLLEFEKFPHVGLTKVYSSDRQTPDSAATATALLCGVKTNSHLIGLDDSAVVGNCTSQLGAEINCMNDWFEEQGRSMGIVTNTKITHATPAAGYAHAASRVWEGDVHMQGITGDCKDIAHQLIYNNSNIQVLFGGGRQYFISNRQKDPQYGDHFISFQRQDNLDLIEIWGRDKKWRRYTPKYAWNKQQFDAIDPDQTDFALGLFNSQHMQYELDRDKTPNGEPSLAEMTDKAIRVLQHNDRGFFLMVEGGRIDHGHHNNTAKRALHETLAFEDAVKTALKLTNSSDTLIVVTADHSHVFNMGGHSYRGNDILGVVNPIPPEELPVDGNAWTTLSYGNGPGYDWGFRKDPNTVDTTHNNYRQVSAVPLLYETHSGEDVPVYATGPMAHLFDGVHEQNYIAHAMAYAACVGINKQHCLQQSQIKPLFTPMT